The following are encoded in a window of Candidatus Babeliales bacterium genomic DNA:
- a CDS encoding tail fiber domain-containing protein, whose translation MKPKIFSGYTSYILYLTFLGAISPLSADEQSESQIHLSEVELQEIFNNPRRSYIYVGKEASDIAQVITEISKLDTNENSLVHGLAKHIEQGFSIGNYDAVAQALEEAEVVLHDNAKKLDSDKSLSLTRSLNIIIEQVIEEKLNLDAESLSFLKNSVDTTQQDATRCGLRLLVIKEKMDVLGKAKFFNDVVFKDDVKFEDKVKFEEDVKFKENVIIEGDLSVTDGVVIGGTLSVTNEVIGCDLTVGCNISMNDSISADVGNVIKAGDRFIHNFGGSQNTFVGKDAGNFTMTADSNTGIGSSTLFSNTTGVQNTALGTDALFSNTTGTTNVAVGFNALGSNTFGGANVAVGVNTLGLNTSGGLNTAVGHTALANNTTGSQNTATGHNALTANTIGTENVADGVNALMSNISGIRNTATGTSALPTVTTGNTNIGIGFTSGNGLTTGSGNIYINAVAGSPTESATIRIGTAQTSTFIAGIRGVTTGIADAVTVLIDSAGQLGTISSSRTVKHNIENMNDDSSKIYQLRPVSFVYNGDTTNKKQYGLIAEEVNTVFPEIVVKNQQGEPETVQYHALLIPLLNELKKLAARVVVLEERL comes from the coding sequence ATGAAGCCAAAAATATTTTCTGGTTACACGTCTTATATATTATATCTTACTTTTTTAGGTGCAATTTCACCTTTATCAGCTGATGAACAATCAGAATCTCAAATCCATTTGTCGGAAGTAGAATTACAAGAAATATTTAACAACCCAAGACGTTCTTATATTTATGTTGGAAAAGAAGCTAGTGATATTGCACAAGTGATTACAGAGATAAGTAAACTTGATACTAATGAAAACTCTTTAGTACATGGATTAGCAAAGCATATCGAACAAGGCTTTTCTATAGGTAATTATGATGCAGTTGCACAAGCTTTAGAAGAAGCAGAAGTTGTTTTACACGACAATGCTAAGAAATTAGATAGCGATAAGTCACTTAGCCTAACAAGATCGTTAAATATAATAATTGAACAAGTGATAGAAGAAAAATTAAATCTTGATGCCGAATCATTGTCATTTCTTAAAAATTCCGTTGATACAACACAACAAGATGCAACACGTTGTGGGTTAAGATTATTAGTTATTAAAGAAAAAATGGATGTTCTTGGTAAAGCTAAATTTTTTAATGATGTAGTTTTCAAAGATGATGTAAAATTTGAAGATAAAGTTAAATTTGAAGAAGACGTAAAATTCAAAGAAAATGTTATTATTGAAGGTGACTTATCAGTAACTGATGGAGTAGTTATTGGAGGTACTTTATCAGTAACTAATGAAGTAATTGGCTGCGACCTAACGGTTGGTTGTAATATTTCTATGAATGATTCCATCAGCGCTGATGTTGGTAATGTTATTAAAGCAGGCGATCGATTCATTCATAATTTTGGTGGATCACAAAATACATTTGTGGGAAAAGACGCTGGTAATTTTACTATGACTGCCGATTCTAATACAGGCATTGGTAGTTCAACATTATTTTCTAACACTACTGGTGTTCAAAATACTGCACTAGGAACAGATGCTTTATTTAGCAATACAACAGGAACGACTAACGTTGCTGTTGGATTTAATGCATTAGGCAGTAATACATTTGGTGGAGCTAACGTAGCAGTTGGTGTTAATACTTTAGGACTTAATACAAGTGGAGGTCTTAATACTGCAGTTGGCCATACTGCTTTGGCTAACAATACTACTGGATCACAAAATACCGCTACAGGTCATAATGCTCTTACTGCAAACACAATAGGAACAGAGAATGTTGCAGATGGCGTTAATGCATTAATGTCAAACATTAGTGGAATACGAAATACTGCCACAGGTACATCAGCATTACCAACAGTAACAACAGGAAATACAAATATAGGAATTGGATTTACTTCAGGAAATGGACTGACAACTGGTAGCGGAAATATTTACATTAATGCTGTTGCAGGATCCCCAACAGAAAGCGCAACAATACGAATTGGTACCGCTCAAACAAGCACTTTCATTGCTGGCATACGCGGTGTTACAACCGGAATTGCTGATGCAGTAACAGTTCTTATAGATTCAGCAGGTCAACTTGGTACAATTTCATCTTCACGAACAGTTAAACATAACATAGAAAATATGAATGATGATTCATCAAAAATCTATCAACTTCGCCCAGTAAGTTTCGTTTACAATGGTGATACAACAAACAAAAAACAGTACGGCTTGATTGCTGAAGAAGTTAATACAGTTTTTCCTGAAATTGTTGTTAAAAATCAGCAAGGTGAACCAGAAACTGTTCAATATCATGCATTACTAATACCACTTTTAAATGAACTGAAAAAATTAGCTGCACGTGTAGTAGTTTTGGAAGAACGTTTATAA